The following are encoded together in the Zingiber officinale cultivar Zhangliang chromosome 8A, Zo_v1.1, whole genome shotgun sequence genome:
- the LOC122009425 gene encoding uncharacterized protein LOC122009425 isoform X1 → MYLAISSQNFPLFLSKIKQKNEPQSVSLQFSLFEFETKKKNLSILPFVASLDPQLFMDSIPVDLLHAYHDEERRIFSRMVFILGLEPNLSMKIIAFWLWLEENKCKDVVQRLNSLDDRYLLSVCDVANSFLDSLQLSYSSMDHAYPCEGHFKQAFRDVAICGINYYLDNVCHKVLLDIRKQVHQSYIEKLVQEMGRVHFGSESVRKTGCSHIRIKNFTDGSRIKEGNSYMMQKELTPLDLNKIKARNRFFDNMRNSFHTNDDFPRCKDLVQYHSTTKDVANSSLSSNVSSSTNRKIPRDERTLFVTFSNGHPLSEEQLQAFFMRY, encoded by the coding sequence ATGTATCTGGCAATATCTTCTCAAAATTTTCCATTATTTCTTtccaaaataaagcaaaaaaaTGAACCCCAGAGTGTATCTCTTCAATTTTCCTTATTCGAATTtgagaccaaaaaaaaaaatttatctataTTACCTTTTGTTGCATCTCTCGATCCTCAACTCTTCATGGACTCCATCCCCGTCGATCTCCTTCATGCTTACCATGACGAAGAACGTCGGATTTTCTCCCGCATGGTGTTCATCCTTGGCTTGGAACCAAATTTATCGATGAAGATCATAGCTTTTTGGTTGTGGTTAGAAGAAAACAAATGTAAAGATGTCGTCCAAAGGCTTAACTCCCTAGACGATAGGTATCTTCTTAGCGTTTGTGATGTCGCCAACTCATTTTTGGATTCCCTTCAACTTAGTTATTCGTCTATGGATCATGCCTATCCTTGTGAAGGCCACTTCAAACAAGCTTTTCGAGATGTTGCTATTTGCGGTATCAACTACTATCTCGATAATGTGTGCCATAAGGTTTTACTAGACATCCGTAAGCAAGTCCATCAATCGTACATCGAGAAGTTAGTCCAAGAAATGGGTCGAGTTCATTTTGGCTCTGAGTCTGTCAGGAAGACCGGATGCTCTCACATTCGGATCAAAAATTTTACTGATGGTAGTAGAATCAAAGAAGGTAATTCCTATATGATGCAGAAGGAGTTAACACCTCTGGACTTGAACAAGATCAAAGCACGGAATCGATTCTTTGATAATATGCGAAATAGTTTTCACACAAACGACGATTTTCCGAGGTGCAAAGATCTAGTGCAGTATCATTCTACCACGAAGGATGTAGCAAACTCTAGCCTCTCTTCCAATGTATCATCATCGACAAACCGTAAGATCCCACGCGACGAGCGAACGTTATTCGTGACATTCTCTAACGGGCATCCACTAAGTGAAGAACAGCTTCAAGCATTTTTCATGAGGTACTGA